The sequence below is a genomic window from Lolium perenne isolate Kyuss_39 chromosome 4, Kyuss_2.0, whole genome shotgun sequence.
GTCTGTTCCTACAGAATGACAGAGCAATGCTCAATGCTGGCGTAATATCGGCTAGTTTTATGGTCTAGGATTAGATTTTGTTAGTGATGTAAGCAGTTCATCAAGTGTTAATTCATGTAAACCTGCATTCTCTTGTTTTGGCAAACGTGAAAGCGAGATGGGCAGATTGAAATTGTTAGGCTTGATTTAGTATTATGTCTATCTAATGATTTAGTATATTAGGATTATTGATGTAGGATTGAGCTGACGATTTACCATTTAAACTTGCAATGGAAACGAAGGCACTACTGAATCATACAAGCACAATGCCACATTCCAGCAAACAAAGACTTTTTATCAGAGCACAAATTCCAAGACTCATGCAAGAACTGCTAAGAACAGGGATGTATATGAATCATGAATTAATTTCAGCTGTAGCGCTTCCTTTCTTCATCATTGAAGAGCACACAGAAATAAATGGAACACAAGCTCAAGTGCGGAATATCCATATCTGAAGCTGACATAAGTACAAAGCAGAAAAAGAGCACAGCATACAGCTTCTACTTCAAGAGCATTCCTCTACAGCTACGTATTTTCAACCCATATTATCAGACAACTTGCATCTTGGTCTTGGACAAAACCAGTCGGTAGGGATTTGGTGTAATTTACAAAGAACAGTCCCACCAGTAAGTAAATGGGTAGAAGAAAAGACCACACTAGCATAACTATTCACTGTTGTCCCCAAGGAAGAAAAAGAAACTTCATTTGCTACATCATAAGAAACATTGCGCGAGAGGTTATTACACCGGCACCCGCTTTCCCCTGTATCGGTCAAGGAACTGCAGACAAGTGAAATTGGACTAATCAGAATCTGaaacagatcaagcctgaaggaaAACTGGTTGTCTAAGCAACAAAATGAGAATGTCTGCTGCAGTCCATACCGATGTGACAAATGGTTGCTGAAAAATCCAGCCAAGGATGGGAATCCTTTGAAGGAAAACTGCAAGAGTTGGCCAGAATCCACTGCAATAGAATGCAAATCAATGTCATGTACACATACAACTAAACTTTTTATGAGAATAGTGGATTTTCTAGTGAACATGTTGGTTTTGAAGATAATTGTCGGCATAACATTGTACATCCTTTTAGGTTTTGACTAAACAAAAAATGGCAGGTTTAATTCAAGAGAGAAACAACAAAGAAATCAAACCTGAAGAGTACGACAAAGCCATATGCCTCTAAGAGCATGCCAAAGAAAGGCCATCCAATGAGAACCAGGAAAAAGCCAGCACCAAAAGAGATGGTACCCTGTTCATTGCATCAAGTTAGTTATACAATACAAGTGTTGAATCAGAGCAGCTATAGTGATTTAGTGGTTGCCCAACCTTGTAATTCTTAGGCTTTGTGAAAAACTGCATAGTTGATTTCAGACCAATTGTCAAACCCAAACCTGACAGGAAAAGTATCTGAAAGAAAACATGCGAAAAAGTTAACCATATGCATACTAGTCAATTCAGCTATTCAAAAGATCAAGGAaatggctgagaaaaagaaacttACATTGCCCATCGCAATAAGCCCCTTGTCAAAGAAGAAAACAATTCCCAGGAAGGAGAAGAATACTCCAAAGCCTGTCAGGCCTAGCCCAATCTCTGATGAAGATAAAATGCACGTGTCATAAACTTTTGAGTGAGAAGAACAAATTGAGGCCTAGACTGCATAGTCCATAACACATCGTCCCTAACATGACTTGCATAATGTCACTGAAGCAATAAATAAGCTCACACCATCAGTTGAGCAAAATACCATAAAACATCTACTTTCTATACTTCAACTTTAAAAGGGGCTGCACTGGCAAAAGCTCGCAGAAGCCACAAGCCTTGCAGATTTTCCTTACAGTACATTTTTTAAGAGGGCGGTATATTCAACGGAACAATTCTACCGCAATGGCATCAAATCAGAAAAACAAAATTGACCAGCAGCGAAGAAAAAATTAAGATAGCTGACCATTTGCCACTATTGAACTGGGCAAGCACAATGGCTTCACCAGTAGTCGATTCGAGACTGGTAATTGACCATGGAGTGGTACCATGCATTGTTCTGGTTTTGAAACGCTATTCCTATCTTACCCAAGTATCGTTGCCCCAAGGCAAAATCTACACTAAACTCTGAATGTTAGAATTTCACTCTCGCTACAAGGCTGATATGATTCTGTCCCAGAGTTTCGTGTACTGCTGCAGCTTACTTGTAACTAGCTATACGGGGCAAAACTGCCAGGGTAGGGTCAGGGAAACACACATGTTATCTGACACCGTAGATGATTGACAAACGATACGTGGTAAACCTCTGATGTGTCGGCGTGCTCATAAATTGTTCATCGGGAGATATGGCATACAGGGCACTGACAATATAATGAACAGATGCATGGAACAGAACCAAACTGTGTACCATATGCGTGCCTTATAAAGGAAAATATAATGCCCAAGACTGTTTTTCCAGTATTATTAACATTTGCGACACAACTGCAAACTGGTAACGCATTAAGACTATAATTGTTCCAATCAGTAGACACATACGAAACAAACTATAGGAGAAGTTGACAAGAATGGTAAAGGCAGGTCCATACTCTTGAGGTCATTCATCTCAAAGGAAACCATCTTATCCAGGAACAGCGAAGGCACCGGTGAAGAATATCACGAGACCCTGCAGCCACAAACAGGTTAAAATTAGAGACAGCGTTGTGGTGGCCGTCAGTAAGCCTTAACAGAGCTCCAGAAGCGAGCGCCGAACCCCCTAAGTAAGTAGGTTCGGAAATCGCCGTTTTCTCTTTCGGGCAGCACTAGGTTTCAAATCTAGAGCCAACACGGCATATCATGGCGGATCAGCATCGGCTCGAGGAACGCGAATAACCTAAGTCGGTCTATTCACGGACCATCACGGCATTCTGCGCGCCGGAAGATGGTCGTGAGGGAGGGGCGGATCTCGACGGCGTGCCGGGAGTGCCAGCGGCGCATCCAGAAGTTGTGGAGGTCAGTGGGATTTAACTAATCGCTGGAtcagaaagaaaaaaaaactcaCCGGAGACTTGCAGGATCTCGATGTCTCGGCGAGGAAGaacaggagcggcggcggcgcgtgaGGGGCGGGAGCGGTCGGAGCCGGGGGTGGGGGCGGCGGATTGAGGCGGCTCGGCGGCGTTTGTGTTGTGCCGACGGGAGGGGGCGGGGGTCTCGGCCGGTGCGTGCTTTTTTTTTCTGTTGGGGAATGGAGATACGGGGATAGAACGGGAAGAACGTGAATTATAGCGATGGTTTTCGTGGGGATGACTCGTCCCTTGTGTACACGTGCACTGTGGTGCTGTGAACCATCCGATGGGGAATCTACGTTCGATCTGGTGGCTAAGCAACATGTGCCCCGACATTTTGAGGTGACGCCCAAGCTTTGCTTTGCAGGCTCCAGTCCTCACCTGAAGGCTCAAGTGACCGTCCTCTGATATTGCTATACTTTCGATAACAAGAACATCATCGGCATTAAAACCTCTTTTCGATATTTAACCGGAAACTAAAAGCTAGAAAACTGATGATATGCACCTGGTATCGTACAAAACATATTTCAAAAAATGGAAAAATTTAGGAAATTTTTTTTGGCATGTAGAGCGGCGCCTAAATTTACAAAAAAAATCGTGCCGTGTGCAAAATGATAAGAAAATGTCTCGAGAATTGCATTATTTTagcatcaaaatttatctttttttatACACGGCACAAAACATGTCGGGTTTTTTTTCCGAAACAACTTTCTGAGCATGTAA
It includes:
- the LOC127296568 gene encoding vesicle transport protein GOT1, which codes for MVSFEMNDLKKIGLGLTGFGVFFSFLGIVFFFDKGLIAMGNILFLSGLGLTIGLKSTMQFFTKPKNYKGTISFGAGFFLVLIGWPFFGMLLEAYGFVVLFSGFWPTLAVFLQRIPILGWIFQQPFVTSFLDRYRGKRVPV